One window of the Bos indicus x Bos taurus breed Angus x Brahman F1 hybrid chromosome 8, Bos_hybrid_MaternalHap_v2.0, whole genome shotgun sequence genome contains the following:
- the IFNK gene encoding interferon kappa, with translation MQKLLLTKDTQVYKRHTKEYFRPKTSLSTSESCGFFTSMGEGKKMITKPDGIRKYVWLACLMGLFITGILSLDCNSLNVRLRRVTWQNLQLLSTMSNSFPIECLQERKAFELPQEILSYTQPLQKNIKEAFYEMSKQAFHIFTQDTFQSTWEEKHLRQVQIGLDHQLQYLEQCLEEEEEENEDTREREELLSAGEETLRKPSGAPVLQLGNLDLRRYFNRIDRFLKDKKHSHCAWEIVRVEIRRCFYFFQKLTALLRRR, from the coding sequence ATGCAAAAACTCCTCCTCACCAAAGATACCCAGGTGTATAAAAGGCACACAAAGGAATACTTCAGACCTAAAACCTCATTGTCAACCTCTGAATCTTGTGGATTTTTCACCTCCATGGgcgaggggaaaaaaatgatcacCAAGCCTGATGGGATTCGAAAGTATGTGTGGCTGGCGTGCCTCATGGGTCTGTTTATCACTGGCATCCTCTCTCTGGACTGTAACTCGCTGAATGTTCGCCTGAGGAGAGTCACCTGGCAGAATCTGCAACTTCTGAGCACAATGAGCAATTCATTTCCTATAGAGTGTCTACAAGAAAGAAAAGCTTTCGAGTTGCCCCAAGAGATCCTCTCATACACCCAGCCTCTGCAGAAGAACATCAAGGAGGCCTTCTATGAAATGTCCAAACAGGCCTTCCACATCTTCACTCAAGACACCTTCCAATCCACTTGGGAAGAGAAACACCTGAGACAAGTCCAGATCGGACTTGATCACCAGCTGCAGTACCTGGAGCAATGcttggaagaagaggaggaggaaaatgaagaCACAAGAGAGAGGGAAGAGCTTCTCTCAGCCGGAGAGGAGACCCTCAGGAAACCCTCAGGAGCTCCGGTCCTCCAGCTGGGCAATCTAGATCTGAGGAGATATTTCAACAGGATAGACAGGTTCCTCAAAGATAAGAAACACAGTCACTGCGCCTGGGAGATTGTCCGAGTGGAAATCAGAAGATGCTTCTACTTCTTTCAGAAACTCACAGCATTACTCAGGAGGAGATAA